The Corynebacterium pseudopelargi genome contains a region encoding:
- a CDS encoding dicarboxylate/amino acid:cation symporter → MDFKRLSSSLLFRIILAIILGIICSLFFPVWLARVFVTFNSLFGNFLGFFIPVLIFALITPAIAGLGRGAGKWLAITTGIAYGSAVVSGLISWAVAMLAYPILLNNQGDVAVHDVEEGALASYIDIQMPAPMEVMTALILAFVVGVAMTTVKSDTLYSGVADLRRVVMKVISGFIVPLLPLYIFGMFLSLGMNGNLTATLSAFAKVLVLAIVMSFVLLLLQFLIAGSIARRNPFSSLKNMMPAYFTALGTSSSAATIPVTYECARKNDVSQSVAGFTVPLCATIHLSGSMMKITLFAFAIMFMDGMDIPLTTAIGFILMLGVTMVAAPGVPGGAIMAAVGLLSANLGFNDDQVALMIAAYIAIDSFGTACNVTGDGAIAMVVDRFAKGNIARTELDDDDDLGLAAAIEGIEEK, encoded by the coding sequence ATGGACTTCAAGCGACTCTCCAGTTCGCTGCTATTTAGGATCATCCTCGCGATCATCCTCGGCATTATCTGCAGCCTCTTCTTCCCTGTGTGGCTCGCGCGGGTATTTGTCACCTTTAACAGCCTGTTTGGTAACTTCCTCGGCTTCTTCATCCCCGTACTCATCTTCGCGCTGATCACGCCCGCCATCGCCGGTCTGGGACGCGGCGCCGGTAAATGGCTGGCCATCACCACCGGCATCGCCTACGGCTCCGCGGTTGTTTCCGGCCTGATCTCCTGGGCCGTGGCCATGCTGGCCTACCCGATCCTGCTGAACAACCAGGGCGATGTGGCCGTCCACGATGTGGAAGAAGGCGCGCTGGCCTCATATATCGACATCCAAATGCCAGCGCCGATGGAAGTGATGACGGCCCTGATCCTCGCCTTCGTGGTGGGCGTGGCCATGACCACCGTTAAATCCGACACCCTCTACTCCGGCGTTGCCGATCTGCGCCGCGTGGTAATGAAGGTGATCTCGGGCTTCATCGTGCCCCTGCTGCCGCTGTATATCTTTGGCATGTTCCTCTCGCTGGGCATGAACGGCAACCTCACCGCCACCCTTTCGGCCTTTGCCAAGGTGCTGGTGCTGGCCATCGTGATGAGCTTCGTGCTGTTGCTGCTGCAATTCCTCATCGCAGGTTCCATCGCGCGCCGCAATCCCTTTAGCTCTTTGAAGAACATGATGCCCGCCTACTTCACGGCCCTGGGCACCTCTTCTTCTGCAGCCACCATCCCCGTCACCTACGAATGCGCCCGCAAAAACGATGTGAGCCAGTCGGTGGCAGGCTTTACCGTGCCGCTCTGCGCCACCATCCACCTCTCCGGCTCGATGATGAAGATTACGCTCTTCGCCTTCGCCATCATGTTCATGGACGGCATGGATATCCCGCTGACCACCGCGATTGGCTTCATTCTCATGCTGGGCGTGACCATGGTGGCAGCCCCAGGCGTACCAGGTGGCGCCATCATGGCCGCCGTTGGCCTGCTTTCTGCCAACCTCGGCTTCAACGATGATCAAGTGGCGCTCATGATCGCCGCCTATATCGCCATCGACTCCTTCGGCACCGCCTGCAACGTCACCGGCGATGGTGCGATCGCCATGGTGGTAGACCGCTTTGCCAAGGGCAATATCGCCCGCACCGAACTCGACGACGACGATGACCTCGGCCTGGCCGCGGCCATCGAAGGCATCGAAGAAAAATAA
- a CDS encoding SdpI family protein translates to MTFVGILLLIIALCAIILGVLGWTRKLPGNSYIGIKVPEVRKSRQMWDAAHQTAGPLWVISGVAFSFAGLLCFVNNAWLWLLAAVLTFFGIVLVALGSSLGSRTVAVLADHDAKQEAAQSSCCSAGGQEEAPTAPEVDVEALRRAVKDH, encoded by the coding sequence ATGACTTTCGTCGGCATTTTGCTTCTCATCATTGCCCTTTGCGCGATCATCCTTGGCGTGCTCGGGTGGACTCGCAAGCTACCCGGCAATTCCTATATCGGCATTAAAGTGCCCGAGGTGCGCAAGTCGCGCCAGATGTGGGATGCTGCCCACCAAACCGCAGGCCCGCTCTGGGTGATCAGCGGCGTCGCCTTCTCCTTTGCCGGGCTGCTCTGCTTTGTGAATAACGCTTGGCTCTGGCTGCTGGCCGCCGTGCTCACCTTCTTCGGCATAGTGCTCGTAGCGCTTGGCTCTAGCCTCGGCTCGCGCACCGTTGCCGTGCTCGCCGATCACGACGCCAAACAAGAAGCAGCACAATCCTCCTGCTGCAGTGCCGGTGGGCAAGAGGAAGCCCCCACCGCTCCCGAGGTGGATGTGGAAGCGCTTCGCCGTGCGGTGAAGGATCACTAA
- a CDS encoding anthranilate synthase component 1 yields MMEFFSARTRVRYHSDAAALFAALGGIEAHDAVLLESADIESKKKTRCVAALKAALRVTCRGEQVHLKALSPTGEAMLARLDGDAKQETTFSFEPSTAHDERDRLLDRSQVEVLRRLQLDAGYEGEMLPFIVGGFAFDFVATFEDLPKVAPGPNTFPDYQFLVAETLLTIDHRTQEAAVEAVGLSQQEAEAAVAQLREEIEAIELEEPPLGQPQGKLDVHTNISDANFRQAVSELQGNIRQGDIYQVVPARHFTCECPDAYIAYRHLRATNPSPYMFYMRSVSEAGPYELFGASPESNLTLEMPSRRVQLYPIAGTRPRGLNPDGSINHELDIRAELDMRTDAKEVAEHSMLVDLARNDLARVAVPATRKVAELLQVDRYSRVMHLISRVEATLHEDFDALDAYRACMNMGTLTGAPKLRAMELLREVEGIRRGSYGGAVGYLRGDGSMDTCIVIRSAFVQDGQAVVQAGAGVVRDSVPQLEADETLHKAYAVLHAIALAQGKEVEVHK; encoded by the coding sequence ATGATGGAATTTTTTAGCGCGCGCACGAGGGTGCGCTATCACAGCGACGCAGCCGCACTCTTTGCTGCACTCGGCGGCATCGAGGCGCACGACGCAGTGCTGCTGGAATCAGCCGATATTGAATCCAAGAAGAAAACCCGATGCGTAGCCGCACTCAAGGCCGCGCTGCGAGTGACCTGCCGCGGCGAGCAGGTGCACCTTAAGGCATTAAGCCCCACCGGCGAAGCCATGCTGGCACGGCTCGATGGCGATGCCAAGCAGGAAACCACCTTTAGCTTTGAGCCCTCCACCGCCCACGATGAACGCGATCGACTCCTTGATCGCAGCCAGGTGGAGGTGTTGCGCCGCCTGCAGCTCGACGCCGGGTATGAAGGCGAGATGCTGCCCTTTATCGTCGGTGGATTCGCCTTCGATTTTGTGGCCACCTTCGAGGATCTTCCCAAGGTAGCGCCCGGGCCAAATACCTTCCCCGACTATCAATTCCTCGTAGCCGAAACCCTGCTCACCATCGATCACCGCACCCAAGAGGCTGCCGTGGAGGCCGTGGGCCTAAGCCAGCAGGAGGCAGAAGCTGCGGTTGCTCAGCTTCGCGAGGAGATCGAGGCGATCGAGCTTGAAGAGCCCCCGCTTGGCCAGCCGCAGGGGAAATTGGATGTGCACACGAATATTTCCGATGCCAACTTCCGCCAAGCCGTGTCCGAACTCCAGGGCAATATTCGTCAAGGTGACATTTATCAGGTCGTGCCCGCGCGCCACTTCACCTGCGAATGCCCCGATGCCTACATCGCCTATCGCCACCTGCGCGCCACCAACCCCAGCCCCTACATGTTCTATATGCGCAGCGTGTCTGAGGCCGGACCCTATGAACTCTTTGGAGCCTCACCGGAATCCAACCTGACCCTCGAGATGCCCTCGCGTCGCGTGCAGCTCTACCCAATCGCCGGCACCCGCCCACGTGGTTTAAACCCCGACGGTTCCATCAACCACGAACTCGATATCCGCGCCGAATTAGATATGCGCACCGATGCCAAAGAGGTAGCCGAGCACTCCATGCTGGTGGATCTTGCCCGCAACGACCTTGCCCGCGTTGCCGTGCCCGCCACCCGAAAAGTAGCCGAACTATTACAAGTGGATCGCTACTCGCGAGTGATGCACCTGATCAGTCGCGTCGAAGCCACCCTGCACGAAGACTTCGATGCACTCGATGCTTATCGTGCTTGTATGAACATGGGCACCCTCACCGGTGCACCTAAACTGCGCGCAATGGAGCTGCTGCGCGAGGTAGAAGGGATCCGCCGAGGCTCCTACGGCGGGGCAGTGGGCTATTTACGCGGCGATGGATCCATGGATACCTGCATCGTGATCCGCTCCGCCTTCGTCCAAGACGGCCAGGCCGTCGTGCAGGCCGGAGCCGGTGTGGTGCGAGATTCCGTGCCCCAACTCGAAGCCGATGAGACACTGCACAAAGCCTATGCCGTATTGCACGCCATCGCATTGGCTCAAGGAAAAGAAGTAGAGGTGCACAAATGA
- a CDS encoding anthranilate synthase component II: MRPEDIHVLMLDNRDSFVYNLVDAFAVAGYRCTVFRNDVAVEEILAAQPDLIVLSPGPGHPREAGCMMELISTCFDKQIPMLGICLGFQALLEHFGGTVRPCGPVHGKMDHMKLSPAGMQSPLFAGLATDAGPENHFKGTLVPIARYHSLGCTDSPDALEVLATCESEIGEVVMAAQTPGAIGLQFHPESVLSPAGPKMIDRCIEALLSARGATSKS; the protein is encoded by the coding sequence ATGAGGCCCGAAGATATCCACGTGCTCATGCTCGATAACAGAGACTCCTTTGTGTACAACCTCGTCGATGCCTTCGCCGTGGCAGGGTATCGCTGCACGGTGTTTCGCAATGACGTAGCCGTAGAAGAAATCCTTGCAGCACAGCCGGACCTGATCGTGCTTTCTCCAGGCCCTGGCCACCCACGCGAAGCCGGTTGCATGATGGAACTGATCAGCACCTGCTTTGATAAGCAGATCCCCATGCTCGGCATCTGCCTTGGATTCCAAGCGCTCCTGGAACACTTTGGCGGCACCGTGCGCCCCTGCGGGCCAGTGCACGGCAAGATGGACCACATGAAACTCAGCCCCGCCGGTATGCAAAGCCCGCTCTTTGCGGGCCTTGCCACCGACGCCGGACCCGAAAACCACTTCAAGGGCACACTGGTGCCCATTGCGCGCTATCACTCGCTCGGCTGCACCGATAGCCCAGATGCGCTCGAAGTGCTCGCGACCTGCGAATCGGAAATCGGCGAAGTAGTCATGGCCGCACAAACACCCGGCGCCATCGGCTTGCAATTCCACCCCGAATCCGTGCTCAGCCCTGCTGGGCCCAAAATGATTGATCGCTGCATCGAGGCGCTGTTAAGTGCGCGCGGTGCGACGTCGAAAAGCTAG